A window of Apium graveolens cultivar Ventura chromosome 8, ASM990537v1, whole genome shotgun sequence contains these coding sequences:
- the LOC141676467 gene encoding uncharacterized protein LOC141676467, with amino-acid sequence MKAMERASKPAYAELKRRDPKTWCKAYFEKHSCTDTVENNMSESFNSWIIGERFLPLLDMLQEIHFKLINRMRENRDSMQASEFQICLRIKAKLDLVVTQSRDWRATWDGMRTFVVKNGRTCFTVNLVERICDYRVFDLTGIPCPHAVAATHNRREQQQTYVSKYYSRDAYLESYKNSLGALKSEEFWETHSTEEILPPYIPKKLRGRPKKQRRRETWEGGSRSRSSQVVQRFPSGKKMHCSLCRQPEHRRTKCPNKTPNNIDNQDGGTTVDGGNCGGTNVEGENVGGINVEGENTIGTNVPKKPDVTSRQKLPVRRKE; translated from the exons ATGAAAGCTATGGAAAGAGCAAGCAAGCCAGCATATGCAGAACTGAAGAGAAGAGACCCAAAAACATGGTGCAAAGCCTATTTTGAAAAGCATTCTTGCACTGACACTGTTGAAAATAACATGTCTGAATCATTTAACTCTTGGATAATTGGTGAAAG ATTCCTTCCACTTCTGGACAtgctacaagagatccattttaaGTTGATAAATAGGATGAGAGAAAATAGAGACTCTATGCAAGCTAGTGAGTTCCAAATTTGTCTAAGAATCAAGGCAAAACTTGACCTTGTTGTTACACAATCAAGGGATTGGAGAGCCACCTGGGATGGAATGAGGACATTTGTG GTGAAAAATGGAAGAACATGTTTCACTGTTAACTTGGTTGAAAGAATATGTGATTACAGAGTCTTTGATTTGACAGGAATACCATGTCCCCATGCTGTAGCAGCCACTCACAATCGAAGAGAGCAACAACAAACCTATGTCTCAAAATATTACTCAAGGGATGCATATTTAGAGTCTTATAAGAACTCACTTGGAGCTCTTAAAAGTGAAGAATTTTGGGAGACTCATTCAACTGAAGAGATCTTGCCACCATATATCCCCAAAAAACTCAGGGGTAGACCAAAGAAACAAAGGAGAAGAGAAACATGGGAGGGTGGAAGTAGAAGCAGGAGTAGTCAGGTTGTTCAAAGGTTCCCTTCAGGGAAAAAAATGCATTGCAGCCTATGTAGGCAACCAGAGCATAGGCGTACAAAATGTCCCAACAAGACCCCCAATAATATTGACAACCAAGATGGAGGAACAACTGTTGATGGTGGGAATTGTGGTGGAACAAATGTAGAAGGAGAAAATGTTGGTGGAATAAATGTTGAAGGAGAAAATACTATAGGAACAAATGTCCCAAAGAAACCTGATGTAACTTCCAGACAGAAGCTACCAGTGAGAAGGAAGGAGTAA